From the genome of Oikeobacillus pervagus:
TTGTATTAGTTCTTCGCAATCCTTCTCCTGTATTTTAAATGCCATCGCAAGCTCTTTGATAAATTTTTTATAAAAAAATTTTCGGGATTTTTCCTGTTCATTATGCAAAGCTAGAGAAAGACAAGGAGATATGAAAACAATAGAACGAATTTGATGCTGTATTTGATCGATCATTTCTTTCACTAAGAGTGCTCCGGTTCCTTCTGCGATAATATGAACCTGGCTATTGATAATTTCTGTCCGTTTTAAAAATTGAAATACATTAATCGCTAATTGACAAGCCTGGGTATTTCCCCAATGATTTCCATACAGATTAGAATAAAACACAAGATAACCTGCTTCATTTAACTGTTCAATCCAATATTTACGTCCCTCATTTTCCATCCAAAAGCTTCCACTTTCATTCACAAAATGATTACGATCACCGAGAATCATTACAGCAAATCCATTCGGCTTCGCGGGATAATGAACCATACACCACTCGTGATCATATTGAAATATCTTTTGCTGCATTTTAATTCTCCTTTTGCATAGTGAGTCATAATAGTGTATGTTTTATGATGAAAAACGAAAGGGGATTAGCCCATTTTCCTGTTTATCGTAACCTGTTTTGTAATTGGGCATGAATGAAGTAGGAAATTCTTTGAAACTTTATAGGTTGATGAAAGTTTTTTTCATCCCCTTTAGAGAAATGATTTATATTTATGTGTATGTATGATAAGATAATGGTGAAAAAATATGTCATAAATCTTTTACATATGAATTATGATTGCATGGAATAGAGGTGAATAGGTTTGCGTTATATCATGACTTTTTTCTGGACTTTTTTACTAATCGAAATGTTAACGTATGTTGTTAGTTCAATGAACGGTGCTGAGTTCAACTTCCAATTAGGAGCATTGTTAGCAGTGATCACAACTTTCCTTATTTTTGTTGT
Proteins encoded in this window:
- a CDS encoding hydrolase; the protein is MQQKIFQYDHEWCMVHYPAKPNGFAVMILGDRNHFVNESGSFWMENEGRKYWIEQLNEAGYLVFYSNLYGNHWGNTQACQLAINVFQFLKRTEIINSQVHIIAEGTGALLVKEMIDQIQHQIRSIVFISPCLSLALHNEQEKSRKFFYKKFIKELAMAFKIQEKDCEELIQEENFLLFYQTPISLYFIQCVELQAYKEQFELIQKINKERMDNRLPSKLEFIINNKKWDVVKKWESFFKKNEKYL
- a CDS encoding YjzD family protein yields the protein MRYIMTFFWTFLLIEMLTYVVSSMNGAEFNFQLGALLAVITTFLIFVVSAIIPTEPIEEH